One window of Acanthochromis polyacanthus isolate Apoly-LR-REF ecotype Palm Island chromosome 19, KAUST_Apoly_ChrSc, whole genome shotgun sequence genomic DNA carries:
- the coasy gene encoding bifunctional coenzyme A synthase isoform X1, with amino-acid sequence MTSTGGCFAVLGCRGLIRQFLFGQSQGNDLLSKYADGCTCGLHYSSVLHFVLACLCTVLSSAAQLVDRTLYVHLHPGLNLGGGNQPRPVFIPPVVDLSALITRLYSNAADVCGHLDVRVLLTNVRAQSAACSGATTPTCPFPTPQSLSHSPEVVLTDFALQDPGQSHQVTLCLQRYTGHCYVCSPSLPSVLLHPQLTSLQEKEEGLKDPEETEAPLETYTDVVVGGTFDRLHGAHKTLLNISCLLANRRFLIGVCDQAMLKKKVLKELIEPYSLRVQRLQEFLQDTKPSLQVEIVPLDDPFGVSIVDPQLQCIVVSEETRKGGEAVNKKRLENGLPALVLHEIQLLKDAHHTETEEEKISSSSLRSRLLGTLLTPPKDTSHLPPLPYVIGLTGGSGSGKSSIARQLEAFGAVRIDCDKLGHEVYQPGAAGYLRVLEEFGSDILNEDKTINRRALGRKVFGNQERLKALTDIVWPEIALLVKNRVSQARDEGKEVCVVDAAVLLEAGWTDLVHEVWVSIIPEEEAVLRITERDGVTTEDAVRRLESQWSSSKQVEHANVVLSTLWEPEVTQKQVLKAWNLLQKRIHQRREGQ; translated from the exons ATGACTTCCACTGGTGGATGCTTCGCTGTTTTGGGCTGTAGAGGACTGATAAGACAGTTCCTCTTTGGACAGAGTCAAGGAAACGACCTCTTAAGTAAATATGCGGACGGTTGTACATGTGGACTGCATTATTCATCCGTTTTACACTTCGTTTTAGCTTGTCTGTGCACAG TGCTCAGCTCCGCTGCCCAGCTGGTGGACCGTACGCTGTACGTCCACCTCCACCCGGGGCTCAACCTGGGAGGTGGGAACCAACCTCGACCAGTTTTCATTCCACCGGTAGTGGACCTGTCTGCGCTCATCACCCGCCTTTACAGCAATGCGGCGGACGTATGCGGCCACCTGGATGTTCGCGTTTTGCTAACTAATGTCCGCGCTCAGTCGGCTGCCTGCAGCGGGGCAACGACTCCAACCTGCCCCTTCCCCACACCACAGTCTCTGTCTCACTCCCCGGAGGTGGTGCTAACAGACTTTGCCCTGCAGGACCCAGGTCAGTCCCATCAGGTTACACTGTGTCTGCAGAGATACACCGGTCACTGCTACGTCTGCAGCCCCAGCCTGCCGTCTGTGCTGCTTCACCCACAACTAACAAGTctgcaggagaaggaggaggggcTGAAAGATCCTGAGGAAACGGAAGCACCGCTGGAGACCTACACTGATGTGGTAGTAGGGGGGACATTTGACCGGCTGCATGGGGCCCACAAGACGCTGCTCAATATCTCATGCCTGTTGGCCAATAGACGGTTCCTTATTGGTGTGTGTGACCAAGCAATGCTTAAAA AAAAAGTGCTAAAGGAGCTGATCGAGCCCTACTCTCTGCGGGTCCAGAGACTACAGGAGTTCCTACAGGACACTAAACCGTCTCTACAGGTGGAGATCGTTCCTCTGGACGACCCCTTTGGAGTGTCGATAGTTGATCCCCAGCTGCAGTGCATTGTGGTTAGCGAGGAGACTCGAAAGGGAGGCGAGGCTGTCAACAAGAAGCGGCTTGAGAAT GGCCTTCCAGCTCTTGTCCTCCATGAGATCCAGTTGCTTAAAGATGCCCACCACACcgaaacagaggaggagaagatcagctCCTCCAGTCTACGCTCTCGTCTGCTGGGAACCCTCCTCACCCCACCTAAA GACACGTCCCACCTCCCTCCCCTTCCGTATGTGATTGGTCTGACAGGAGGCAGCGGCAGTGGAAAGAGCTCCATCGCCAGACAGCTGGAGGCTTTTGGTGCGGTTCGGATCGACTGCGACAAACTGGGCCATGAGGTGTACCAGCCCGGTGCAGCAGGATATCTCAGAGTGCTAGAAGAGTTTGGGTCAG ATATTCTGAATGAAGATAAAACCATAAACAGACGTGCATTAGGAAGGAAAGTTTTTGGGAACCAG GAGCGATTAAAAGCCCTCACGGACATCGTATGGCCTGAGATTGCACTTCTGGTGAAGAACAGAGTCAGCCAAGCCAGAGACGAAG GTAAAGAGGTTTGTGTGGTGGACGCAGCAGTTCTTCTGGAGGCCGGCTGGACAGATTTGGTCCATGAGGTCTGGGTCTCCATCATCCCTGAGGAGGAG GCAGTGTTAAGGATAACAGAGCGGGACGGTGTGACCACAGAAGATGCAGTTCGCCGCCTGGAGAGTCAGTGGTCGAGCAGCAAGCAGGTGGAGCACGCTAACGTAGTGCTGAGCACGCTGTGGGAGCCAGAGGTGACTCAGaaacag gttctGAAAGCTTGGAATCTTCTTCAAAAGAGAATCCATCAGAGACGAGAGGGGCAATAG
- the coasy gene encoding bifunctional coenzyme A synthase isoform X3: MWTALFIRFTLRFSLSVHSSVHQLTKGPETHMLSSAAQLVDRTLYVHLHPGLNLGGGNQPRPVFIPPVVDLSALITRLYSNAADVCGHLDVRVLLTNVRAQSAACSGATTPTCPFPTPQSLSHSPEVVLTDFALQDPGQSHQVTLCLQRYTGHCYVCSPSLPSVLLHPQLTSLQEKEEGLKDPEETEAPLETYTDVVVGGTFDRLHGAHKTLLNISCLLANRRFLIGVCDQAMLKKKVLKELIEPYSLRVQRLQEFLQDTKPSLQVEIVPLDDPFGVSIVDPQLQCIVVSEETRKGGEAVNKKRLENGLPALVLHEIQLLKDAHHTETEEEKISSSSLRSRLLGTLLTPPKDTSHLPPLPYVIGLTGGSGSGKSSIARQLEAFGAVRIDCDKLGHEVYQPGAAGYLRVLEEFGSDILNEDKTINRRALGRKVFGNQERLKALTDIVWPEIALLVKNRVSQARDEGKEVCVVDAAVLLEAGWTDLVHEVWVSIIPEEEAVLRITERDGVTTEDAVRRLESQWSSSKQVEHANVVLSTLWEPEVTQKQVLKAWNLLQKRIHQRREGQ, encoded by the exons ATGTGGACTGCATTATTCATCCGTTTTACACTTCGTTTTAGCTTGTCTGTGCACAG CTCAGTACATCAGTTAACCAAGGGTCCAGAGACGCACA TGCTCAGCTCCGCTGCCCAGCTGGTGGACCGTACGCTGTACGTCCACCTCCACCCGGGGCTCAACCTGGGAGGTGGGAACCAACCTCGACCAGTTTTCATTCCACCGGTAGTGGACCTGTCTGCGCTCATCACCCGCCTTTACAGCAATGCGGCGGACGTATGCGGCCACCTGGATGTTCGCGTTTTGCTAACTAATGTCCGCGCTCAGTCGGCTGCCTGCAGCGGGGCAACGACTCCAACCTGCCCCTTCCCCACACCACAGTCTCTGTCTCACTCCCCGGAGGTGGTGCTAACAGACTTTGCCCTGCAGGACCCAGGTCAGTCCCATCAGGTTACACTGTGTCTGCAGAGATACACCGGTCACTGCTACGTCTGCAGCCCCAGCCTGCCGTCTGTGCTGCTTCACCCACAACTAACAAGTctgcaggagaaggaggaggggcTGAAAGATCCTGAGGAAACGGAAGCACCGCTGGAGACCTACACTGATGTGGTAGTAGGGGGGACATTTGACCGGCTGCATGGGGCCCACAAGACGCTGCTCAATATCTCATGCCTGTTGGCCAATAGACGGTTCCTTATTGGTGTGTGTGACCAAGCAATGCTTAAAA AAAAAGTGCTAAAGGAGCTGATCGAGCCCTACTCTCTGCGGGTCCAGAGACTACAGGAGTTCCTACAGGACACTAAACCGTCTCTACAGGTGGAGATCGTTCCTCTGGACGACCCCTTTGGAGTGTCGATAGTTGATCCCCAGCTGCAGTGCATTGTGGTTAGCGAGGAGACTCGAAAGGGAGGCGAGGCTGTCAACAAGAAGCGGCTTGAGAAT GGCCTTCCAGCTCTTGTCCTCCATGAGATCCAGTTGCTTAAAGATGCCCACCACACcgaaacagaggaggagaagatcagctCCTCCAGTCTACGCTCTCGTCTGCTGGGAACCCTCCTCACCCCACCTAAA GACACGTCCCACCTCCCTCCCCTTCCGTATGTGATTGGTCTGACAGGAGGCAGCGGCAGTGGAAAGAGCTCCATCGCCAGACAGCTGGAGGCTTTTGGTGCGGTTCGGATCGACTGCGACAAACTGGGCCATGAGGTGTACCAGCCCGGTGCAGCAGGATATCTCAGAGTGCTAGAAGAGTTTGGGTCAG ATATTCTGAATGAAGATAAAACCATAAACAGACGTGCATTAGGAAGGAAAGTTTTTGGGAACCAG GAGCGATTAAAAGCCCTCACGGACATCGTATGGCCTGAGATTGCACTTCTGGTGAAGAACAGAGTCAGCCAAGCCAGAGACGAAG GTAAAGAGGTTTGTGTGGTGGACGCAGCAGTTCTTCTGGAGGCCGGCTGGACAGATTTGGTCCATGAGGTCTGGGTCTCCATCATCCCTGAGGAGGAG GCAGTGTTAAGGATAACAGAGCGGGACGGTGTGACCACAGAAGATGCAGTTCGCCGCCTGGAGAGTCAGTGGTCGAGCAGCAAGCAGGTGGAGCACGCTAACGTAGTGCTGAGCACGCTGTGGGAGCCAGAGGTGACTCAGaaacag gttctGAAAGCTTGGAATCTTCTTCAAAAGAGAATCCATCAGAGACGAGAGGGGCAATAG
- the coasy gene encoding bifunctional coenzyme A synthase isoform X4, with product MSMFSTGILVLTSPLHTLPLRIAPVLSSAAQLVDRTLYVHLHPGLNLGGGNQPRPVFIPPVVDLSALITRLYSNAADVCGHLDVRVLLTNVRAQSAACSGATTPTCPFPTPQSLSHSPEVVLTDFALQDPGQSHQVTLCLQRYTGHCYVCSPSLPSVLLHPQLTSLQEKEEGLKDPEETEAPLETYTDVVVGGTFDRLHGAHKTLLNISCLLANRRFLIGVCDQAMLKKKVLKELIEPYSLRVQRLQEFLQDTKPSLQVEIVPLDDPFGVSIVDPQLQCIVVSEETRKGGEAVNKKRLENGLPALVLHEIQLLKDAHHTETEEEKISSSSLRSRLLGTLLTPPKDTSHLPPLPYVIGLTGGSGSGKSSIARQLEAFGAVRIDCDKLGHEVYQPGAAGYLRVLEEFGSDILNEDKTINRRALGRKVFGNQERLKALTDIVWPEIALLVKNRVSQARDEGKEVCVVDAAVLLEAGWTDLVHEVWVSIIPEEEAVLRITERDGVTTEDAVRRLESQWSSSKQVEHANVVLSTLWEPEVTQKQVLKAWNLLQKRIHQRREGQ from the exons ATGTCCATGTTCAGCACGGGCATCCTTGTCCTGACGTCTCCTCTCCACACCCTTCCCTTACGCATCGCTCCAGTGCTCAGCTCCGCTGCCCAGCTGGTGGACCGTACGCTGTACGTCCACCTCCACCCGGGGCTCAACCTGGGAGGTGGGAACCAACCTCGACCAGTTTTCATTCCACCGGTAGTGGACCTGTCTGCGCTCATCACCCGCCTTTACAGCAATGCGGCGGACGTATGCGGCCACCTGGATGTTCGCGTTTTGCTAACTAATGTCCGCGCTCAGTCGGCTGCCTGCAGCGGGGCAACGACTCCAACCTGCCCCTTCCCCACACCACAGTCTCTGTCTCACTCCCCGGAGGTGGTGCTAACAGACTTTGCCCTGCAGGACCCAGGTCAGTCCCATCAGGTTACACTGTGTCTGCAGAGATACACCGGTCACTGCTACGTCTGCAGCCCCAGCCTGCCGTCTGTGCTGCTTCACCCACAACTAACAAGTctgcaggagaaggaggaggggcTGAAAGATCCTGAGGAAACGGAAGCACCGCTGGAGACCTACACTGATGTGGTAGTAGGGGGGACATTTGACCGGCTGCATGGGGCCCACAAGACGCTGCTCAATATCTCATGCCTGTTGGCCAATAGACGGTTCCTTATTGGTGTGTGTGACCAAGCAATGCTTAAAA AAAAAGTGCTAAAGGAGCTGATCGAGCCCTACTCTCTGCGGGTCCAGAGACTACAGGAGTTCCTACAGGACACTAAACCGTCTCTACAGGTGGAGATCGTTCCTCTGGACGACCCCTTTGGAGTGTCGATAGTTGATCCCCAGCTGCAGTGCATTGTGGTTAGCGAGGAGACTCGAAAGGGAGGCGAGGCTGTCAACAAGAAGCGGCTTGAGAAT GGCCTTCCAGCTCTTGTCCTCCATGAGATCCAGTTGCTTAAAGATGCCCACCACACcgaaacagaggaggagaagatcagctCCTCCAGTCTACGCTCTCGTCTGCTGGGAACCCTCCTCACCCCACCTAAA GACACGTCCCACCTCCCTCCCCTTCCGTATGTGATTGGTCTGACAGGAGGCAGCGGCAGTGGAAAGAGCTCCATCGCCAGACAGCTGGAGGCTTTTGGTGCGGTTCGGATCGACTGCGACAAACTGGGCCATGAGGTGTACCAGCCCGGTGCAGCAGGATATCTCAGAGTGCTAGAAGAGTTTGGGTCAG ATATTCTGAATGAAGATAAAACCATAAACAGACGTGCATTAGGAAGGAAAGTTTTTGGGAACCAG GAGCGATTAAAAGCCCTCACGGACATCGTATGGCCTGAGATTGCACTTCTGGTGAAGAACAGAGTCAGCCAAGCCAGAGACGAAG GTAAAGAGGTTTGTGTGGTGGACGCAGCAGTTCTTCTGGAGGCCGGCTGGACAGATTTGGTCCATGAGGTCTGGGTCTCCATCATCCCTGAGGAGGAG GCAGTGTTAAGGATAACAGAGCGGGACGGTGTGACCACAGAAGATGCAGTTCGCCGCCTGGAGAGTCAGTGGTCGAGCAGCAAGCAGGTGGAGCACGCTAACGTAGTGCTGAGCACGCTGTGGGAGCCAGAGGTGACTCAGaaacag gttctGAAAGCTTGGAATCTTCTTCAAAAGAGAATCCATCAGAGACGAGAGGGGCAATAG
- the coasy gene encoding bifunctional coenzyme A synthase isoform X2: protein MTSTGGCFAVLGCRGLIRQFLFGQSQGNDLLSKYADGCTCGLHYSSVLHFVLACLCTVLSSAAQLVDRTLYVHLHPGLNLGGGNQPRPVFIPPVVDLSALITRLYSNAADVCGHLDVRVLLTNVRAQSAACSGATTPTCPFPTPQSLSHSPEVVLTDFALQDPGQSHQVTLCLQRYTGHCYVCSPSLPSVLLHPQLTSLQEKEEGLKDPEETEAPLETYTDVVVGGTFDRLHGAHKTLLNISCLLANRRFLIGVCDQAMLKKKVLKELIEPYSLRVQRLQEFLQDTKPSLQVEIVPLDDPFGVSIVDPQLQCIVVSEETRKGGEAVNKKRLENGLPALVLHEIQLLKDAHHTETEEEKISSSSLRSRLLGTLLTPPKDTSHLPPLPYVIGLTGGSGSGKSSIARQLEAFGAVRIDCDKLGHEVYQPGAAGYLRVLEEFGSDILNEDKTINRRALGRKVFGNQERLKALTDIVWPEIALLVKNRVSQARDEGKEVCVVDAAVLLEAGWTDLVHEVWVSIIPEEEAVLRITERDGVTTEDAVRRLESQWSSSKQVEHANVVLSTLWEPEVTQKQVLKAWNLLQKRIHQRREGQ from the exons ATGACTTCCACTGGTGGATGCTTCGCTGTTTTGGGCTGTAGAGGACTGATAAGACAGTTCCTCTTTGGACAGAGTCAAGGAAACGACCTCTTAAGTAAATATGCGGACGGTTGTACATGTGGACTGCATTATTCATCCGTTTTACACTTCGTTTTAGCTTGTCTGTGCACAG TGCTCAGCTCCGCTGCCCAGCTGGTGGACCGTACGCTGTACGTCCACCTCCACCCGGGGCTCAACCTGGGAGGTGGGAACCAACCTCGACCAGTTTTCATTCCACCGGTAGTGGACCTGTCTGCGCTCATCACCCGCCTTTACAGCAATGCGGCGGACGTATGCGGCCACCTGGATGTTCGCGTTTTGCTAACTAATGTCCGCGCTCAGTCGGCTGCCTGCAGCGGGGCAACGACTCCAACCTGCCCCTTCCCCACACCACAGTCTCTGTCTCACTCCCCGGAGGTGGTGCTAACAGACTTTGCCCTGCAGGACCCAGGTCAGTCCCATCAGGTTACACTGTGTCTGCAGAGATACACCGGTCACTGCTACGTCTGCAGCCCCAGCCTGCCGTCTGTGCTGCTTCACCCACAACTAACAAGTctgcaggagaaggaggaggggcTGAAAGATCCTGAGGAAACGGAAGCACCGCTGGAGACCTACACTGATGTGGTAGTAGGGGGGACATTTGACCGGCTGCATGGGGCCCACAAGACGCTGCTCAATATCTCATGCCTGTTGGCCAATAGACGGTTCCTTATTGGTGTGTGTGACCAAGCAATGCTTAAAA AAAAAGTGCTAAAGGAGCTGATCGAGCCCTACTCTCTGCGGGTCCAGAGACTACAGGAGTTCCTACAGGACACTAAACCGTCTCTACAGGTGGAGATCGTTCCTCTGGACGACCCCTTTGGAGTGTCGATAGTTGATCCCCAGCTGCAGTGCATTGTGGTTAGCGAGGAGACTCGAAAGGGAGGCGAGGCTGTCAACAAGAAGCGGCTTGAGAAT GGCCTTCCAGCTCTTGTCCTCCATGAGATCCAGTTGCTTAAAGATGCCCACCACACcgaaacagaggaggagaagatcagctCCTCCAGTCTACGCTCTCGTCTGCTGGGAACCCTCCTCACCCCACCTAAA GACACGTCCCACCTCCCTCCCCTTCCGTATGTGATTGGTCTGACAGGAGGCAGCGGCAGTGGAAAGAGCTCCATCGCCAGACAGCTGGAGGCTTTTGGTGCGGTTCGGATCGACTGCGACAAACTGGGCCATGAGGTGTACCAGCCCGGTGCAGCAGGATATCTCAGAGTGCTAGAAGAGTTTGGGTCAG ATATTCTGAATGAAGATAAAACCATAAACAGACGTGCATTAGGAAGGAAAGTTTTTGGGAACCAG GAGCGATTAAAAGCCCTCACGGACATCGTATGGCCTGAGATTGCACTTCTGGTGAAGAACAGAGTCAGCCAAGCCAGAGACGAAG GTAAAGAGGTTTGTGTGGTGGACGCAGCAGTTCTTCTGGAGGCCGGCTGGACAGATTTGGTCCATGAGGTCTGGGTCTCCATCATCCCTGAGGAGGAG GCAGTGTTAAGGATAACAGAGCGGGACGGTGTGACCACAGAAGATGCAGTTCGCCGCCTGGAGAGTCAGTGGTCGAGCAGCAAGCAGGTGGAGCACGCTAACGTAGTGCTGAGCACGCTGTGGGAGCCAGAGGTGACTCAGaaacag
- the coasy gene encoding bifunctional coenzyme A synthase isoform X5: MTSTGGCFAVLGCRGLIRQFLFGQSQGNDLLSKYADGCTCGLHYSSVLHFVLACLCTVLSSAAQLVDRTLYVHLHPGLNLGGGNQPRPVFIPPVVDLSALITRLYSNAADVCGHLDVRVLLTNVRAQSAACSGATTPTCPFPTPQSLSHSPEVVLTDFALQDPGQSHQVTLCLQRYTGHCYVCSPSLPSVLLHPQLTSLQEKEEGLKDPEETEAPLETYTDVVVGGTFDRLHGAHKTLLNISCLLANRRFLIGVCDQAMLKKKVLKELIEPYSLRVQRLQEFLQDTKPSLQVEIVPLDDPFGVSIVDPQLQCIVVSEETRKGGEAVNKKRLENGLPALVLHEIQLLKDAHHTETEEEKISSSSLRSRLLGTLLTPPKDTSHLPPLPYVIGLTGGSGSGKSSIARQLEAFGAVRIDCDKLGHEVYQPGAAGYLRVLEEFGSDILNEDKTINRRALGRKVFGNQERLKALTDIVWPEIALLVKNRVSQARDEVKY, from the exons ATGACTTCCACTGGTGGATGCTTCGCTGTTTTGGGCTGTAGAGGACTGATAAGACAGTTCCTCTTTGGACAGAGTCAAGGAAACGACCTCTTAAGTAAATATGCGGACGGTTGTACATGTGGACTGCATTATTCATCCGTTTTACACTTCGTTTTAGCTTGTCTGTGCACAG TGCTCAGCTCCGCTGCCCAGCTGGTGGACCGTACGCTGTACGTCCACCTCCACCCGGGGCTCAACCTGGGAGGTGGGAACCAACCTCGACCAGTTTTCATTCCACCGGTAGTGGACCTGTCTGCGCTCATCACCCGCCTTTACAGCAATGCGGCGGACGTATGCGGCCACCTGGATGTTCGCGTTTTGCTAACTAATGTCCGCGCTCAGTCGGCTGCCTGCAGCGGGGCAACGACTCCAACCTGCCCCTTCCCCACACCACAGTCTCTGTCTCACTCCCCGGAGGTGGTGCTAACAGACTTTGCCCTGCAGGACCCAGGTCAGTCCCATCAGGTTACACTGTGTCTGCAGAGATACACCGGTCACTGCTACGTCTGCAGCCCCAGCCTGCCGTCTGTGCTGCTTCACCCACAACTAACAAGTctgcaggagaaggaggaggggcTGAAAGATCCTGAGGAAACGGAAGCACCGCTGGAGACCTACACTGATGTGGTAGTAGGGGGGACATTTGACCGGCTGCATGGGGCCCACAAGACGCTGCTCAATATCTCATGCCTGTTGGCCAATAGACGGTTCCTTATTGGTGTGTGTGACCAAGCAATGCTTAAAA AAAAAGTGCTAAAGGAGCTGATCGAGCCCTACTCTCTGCGGGTCCAGAGACTACAGGAGTTCCTACAGGACACTAAACCGTCTCTACAGGTGGAGATCGTTCCTCTGGACGACCCCTTTGGAGTGTCGATAGTTGATCCCCAGCTGCAGTGCATTGTGGTTAGCGAGGAGACTCGAAAGGGAGGCGAGGCTGTCAACAAGAAGCGGCTTGAGAAT GGCCTTCCAGCTCTTGTCCTCCATGAGATCCAGTTGCTTAAAGATGCCCACCACACcgaaacagaggaggagaagatcagctCCTCCAGTCTACGCTCTCGTCTGCTGGGAACCCTCCTCACCCCACCTAAA GACACGTCCCACCTCCCTCCCCTTCCGTATGTGATTGGTCTGACAGGAGGCAGCGGCAGTGGAAAGAGCTCCATCGCCAGACAGCTGGAGGCTTTTGGTGCGGTTCGGATCGACTGCGACAAACTGGGCCATGAGGTGTACCAGCCCGGTGCAGCAGGATATCTCAGAGTGCTAGAAGAGTTTGGGTCAG ATATTCTGAATGAAGATAAAACCATAAACAGACGTGCATTAGGAAGGAAAGTTTTTGGGAACCAG GAGCGATTAAAAGCCCTCACGGACATCGTATGGCCTGAGATTGCACTTCTGGTGAAGAACAGAGTCAGCCAAGCCAGAGACGAAG TTAAGTAttaa